The genomic DNA CGAGGCGTTGTAGTCCCCGTCGACCTCGTACCCGCATTCGTTGCACGCGAACCACCCCGTCTCCGGGTCACGGTTCGTACTGGATTGGTGGCCACACTGAGAGCAGGTCTGCGAGGAAAAGGCAGGGTTGACCGACTCGACGCGAATCCCGTACTCGCTGGCTTTGTACGCGATCTGCTCCTGGAGTTCCCGGAACGCCCAGTTGTGCATCTGGCGTTTGACCCGGTCATCGTGGGCGTCCATCCGCTCGCGGATGTGGGTCAGGTCTTCGACGGCGATGTACGAACAGTCGTGGGACAGAGCTTCCTCCACGACTCCGCGCGAGATGTTGTGCAGGCGGTCCAAGACGAAGCGGTTTTCTCGTCCCGACAGTCGCTGTAACACCTGCCGAGCGGAACGAGTGCCTTTGTCTTGGAGGCTTCGTCGCACGCGGAAGTAGTGGTTCTGCCTCCACAGCAGTTCGCCACCGTCGAAGAACCGTCCCGTGCTGGTTACAGCGACGTTCTTCAGGTTCAAATCCACACCCAGCACCCGGTCGCCGTCCCGTTGCTCTACCTCTTTTCGCACGACGATGTGGAGGTAGAACGTGTCGGCATCCGGGTCGTAGTGGAGTTCGCCCATCCGTTTCTCGTAGTCGTCGTCTTCGAGGTACGACCGCTGGTACTCACCGAGTACGAAGTCGGATTCGACCCGGCCGTTCACCGTCGAGAGGGTCGCATACTCGTCTTTGATGGTGAGCGTCCGCTTGTCGTACACGACGGTTGACTGGTCGAAGGTCGGGAGTGGTCGGCTGTTCCCCTTCTTCCAATCTTCGACGGTGGATTTCAGCATCTCCACGGCCTTCGAGTACGAGCGCACCACGAGGTTGGCGGGGAGGTCGGTTTCGTCCCGTAGGTCGTGGTACACTTCGTCGTGGATGGTGGACTTGTTGGTAATCAGGTAGCCGTCGTCGTTCTCGCCGTGGTTCACGGTGTAGTTGACGGCGGTTTGGAACTGCTGGATGGTTTGATGGAGGTCGTCGTGTTGCTCATCGGGCACGTTGAGTTTTACCCGAACCGTTCGGTCAACCTCCATCACGACTTCACACATAGGCCAGTTTCTTATGAGCGTTTGGGAGTGAGTCGGTCGTATGTTGATAGGGTGTCACGGTGTTGTCGGCTTCCTCCCACCCCTGAAGGGGTGGGCTTCCGCCTTGCTCCGCTGTGAGGACGGCCCGGCGTCGACCGGCCGGCGACACCGGCGCCCGTCAGAGATCACCGGCGAGTGCGGCACGGAACCGCTCGGCGGAGGTGGCGAGGTACTCTGCGTCGTCGGTGAACACCTCGACGGAGGCGGTCGCGTCGGACACGGTCTCGGCGATCACCGGGCCGAGCGCGTCGAACTCTACGTCGCCGCTACCGACCGGGAGGTGTGTGTCGCCGCGGTGGCGCACGTCGTGGACGTGGAGGTGAGCGACGCGGTCGCCACGGGTTCGGAGGAACTCGACGACACCCTCCGTGTCCGCCTCCGCGGCCGCGTACCCCACGTCGAGACAGACGCTCACGTCCGCGGCCGTCGCGAGTTCGCCGACTCGGTCCAACGAGAGTCCACCGGCGTAGCCGACGGTCTCGAAACACACCTCGACGCCGTGTGCCGCGGCGCGGTCCGACAGTTCCGCGAGTCGGTCGATCAGCGTCTCCGTCGCGTGGCCCGCGCCGCGAGCACTCGGGTGTGCGACCGCCCGCTCGACGCCGACACTCGCCGCCACCTCGCACAACTCGTCGACGTACGCCGCCGTCGCGGCGTCGATCTCCGGCACCGGGGTCGCGATCGGCTGGTGGTACGGGAGGTGGACGACCGGGTCGAGTCCGGTCTCCGCGAGCACCTCGCGGACGGCGTCCGGCGCGAACTCCTCACGCGTGATCTCTCCCTCGCCGAGACCGAACTCGACGAACGCGAACTGTTCGGGCAACTCCGTGGCGGTGTCGAGGTACGGCCCGACGGCGGCTCCGATCTCCATACCACCCCGGTCGGGCGCCGGACACCTGTGCGTGTCGTCGTCGATCCATCTCCCTCGACGTGTCGGAACGTTGATACCGGGCTACGCCGTCACTGTCGCCGTGCGACGATTCCACCTGTTCTACGGCTCGCTGTTGGTCGCCGGTGTCTCGTGGACTGTCGGTGTCACCCCGACACTCGTTCGTGACGCGGTACGTCCCGTGGACGTCGGTTCGCTCGTCGCGAGCGTCGGCGTGGCGCTGGTCGCCACCTTCGCACTCGTGACTGACTCTCCCGACGAGTTCGAGGGGTCCCGGGTCGCCACCCTGTCGACGGGGGTCGGCGCGGTCGGTGCCCTCGTCGTCACACTGCTCCGACTCCTGTGAGTCTCCCACCGCCGGTCGAGCGCCGGTGTCCGGCGACGGTGGACACACTCGGCCCGATTCGTAGCCCGTGCGATCCGGGTGGAGTTATAACGAACGCGTGACAGACGAACGTGTACCCGCGGAGGTCCGCTCGATGCAACTCCACCCAGACCGCGTCCACGTCGTCCCGCTCCAGTACGAGTACGACAGAGTGATCGAACCGCTCCGGAGCCACGGTGCGGACGTGGTGTACCTCCTGTACGACGAGACACTGCCGGAACGGCCGACGTACTGGGACGAGTTGGGTGCGGAGATCACCGACGGGGTCGTCGCCGAGAGCGACTGCCACTGGATCGGTGCCGACCACGGCGACCCCTACGACGTGTTCGGACTCGTGACGACGCTGTCACAACACCACTTGGAAGACAGCACCGGGGTGAACGTCGCGACGGGGAGCACGCTCGCGGCCATCGGCGCGGCGTTCGGCTGTATGGACACGGACACGGCGGCACAGGCGTACTACCCCCACGCGGCCTCGCGTGCCGTCGACGGAACCGAGGAGCCGGTCACGTCCGGCTACGACGGGGAGACGGAACTGGTCGAGTACCCGATCTGGTCCCCCTCCCGGGAGCAGGTCGCGATGCTGGCCGTCGTCACCGTCGAGAGCGACTCCGTCGCAGACCCGAAGAAACGCACGTTGATCGACCGCGGGCTGGAGTTGGCGGTCCGGCACGACGAGACGCTCCCGTTCGTCGAGGGGGCGGTCGCGGCCGCCGCGGACGACCGCGCCGACGGCGAGCCGATCGAGTTCGGCACCCACCTCTCGCGGAGCGAACAGGTGAGTGCCTACGCCCGCCTGAGCAGTCACGTCACCGACCCGCTGGAGGACCGGGGCTACCTGGAGACGCGCGAGTCCGGCCGACAGGTGATCCTCGAACCGACGGAGACCGGCCGGAAGACGCTGCAGGCGTTCCGCCACGAGATCGAGTCGCTGCTGGACCCGCTGTCCGAGATCTACCGCCGCAGCGGCATCCCCGACGCCGAAGTCCCCGACTGGCTCGAACCCGACCTTCCGGAGTACTGATAGGACTGGTTCGCTCGGGACGGCCTCTCGGGCACTGCTCGACTCGTTCAGCATTGTAACGATGTCGTCGTTAGTAATCACACAGTACTGACACACGTCCCCGGCGTACGGGAGAGTGAGGTGACACGAGATGCGCCCCAAAGCCCCCGCAGATCCGAAGACGAGTTGGAGCCACGAACGTGACCGCACCGTCTCGGGACGGTCGGTCCTGCTGATCGCCGCCGTCGCGGTCGCGTTCCTGGCGACGCTGCTCGTCGTCTCGTACGTCGTCCCACTGTTGGGCGCGCTGGCCTGACGGGAGCCCCGTTCACGCCTCTCGCGCCCGCAGTCTCGGCTCCGACGGGACCGAAGGGCCGGCGGGGCGACACGCTCGCCCCACCGGCCCGGTCCCCCCGGCCGGTCCGTCGTGGAGCCGGACCGACCGGTGCCCTCCACCTCGACGCTCCGGCCCTCCACCTCGACGCTCCGACCCTCCACCTCGACGCTCCGACCCTCCACCTCGACGCTCCGGCCCTCCACTCGGAGGCGGACGACGCGGGCCGTCCACTTCCCGACGCCACTCGTGTGTCGTGTCGAGCGCGCCACCGTCCGAGCGGAACCGCTTAGCGCCCGCGGACCCACCACCGAGCGTGCCCACTCCAGACGGAGCCGTCCCGACTGCCGTCACCGACGCCACGGTCGTCTACGGCGGGGTACTCGTCGACGACGGCGTCACCGTGCTCGCCTGTGGCGACCGACGGGCTACGGCGTTCCTCACGGCCGTCGGGACCGTCCGCCGTGACCTCGACCGCTTCCTCGGCGACCTCGAAGACGACCTCGGAACCGACCTCGGACGAGTCGGTCGCTACGGCGAGTCGCCGCCCGACGACGACCCGCCGACTGTCCACGACCGCGAGCGTGCGGCCGCGCTGACGCGACGCGCCCGAGCCGTCGCGTTCCACCTCCAGACGGCGGACGGGCGGTGGCGACGAGTTCGCGAGACGGACCGAGACGCCTTCGCGTCCGGAGAGTCGCTCCCCGCACTCGCACGACTGGCGCGACGCACGAGCGAGGACGCCCGCCGCCGGGTCGCGGCGCGACCACCGGCCGTCGTCGACAGACTGGCGGACGCACTCGACGAGGGTGGATTCTGACCGAGGTCGGCCGGCGACGCGATCGGTCCGGATCGTCCGACCGTGCGATCACACGACCATCCCCGCGCAGGGAGCGTAACACACATACTCGCCAGTCCAGTGATCCCACCCGATATGCAATTCTGTGACGAGTGTGGCTCGATGATGCACACGGAGGGCGACACGTGGGTGTGCGGGTCGTGTGACAACGTCGACGAGCGGGACCCGGAGGCGGAGGCGGCGATGACGACGCGGGACGGACAGCGAGACGACGGCGCACCCGACGTGGCCGACGCGACCCGAGACGCCGACGAGACGGTCGCAGAGCCGTGTCCGGCGGAGGACTGCGACGGCGAGCGGGCGAACTACGAGATGCTGCCGAAACCGGGCGGCTCCTACGAGGTCCGCCTGTTCACCTGCGTCGAGTGTGGTCACAAGTGGCGCGGGTCCTGAGGGCGCGACTCCCGCGCGGTCACCACTCACCTGCGAGACGTGTGTCACGACCGACGCGTCCAGAACGCGACGGTCGCGGCGAGCAGTCCGAGGGCCGCGGCGACACCGGGGACGCCGAGCCGGATCGCCTCGTCGGTGACCCCGAACACGTCCAGCGGAGCGAACCCGTTGAGGGTGCCGGCGTACCAGACGACGAGCGCCCCGAGTGGGAACGCTCGTCGACCGCCCATCCAACCGAGTGCGGCCGCGACCCCGGCCAGACACACCACACCACCGAGCGGCGCGACTGCGGCGGCCAACTCGCCTGCGAGTGCGAGTCGGACGGACACACCACTCACCGACGCGACGCCGACGAGCACCGCCGCGGCCAGCTCCGCCGGTGGCCGTCGGTGGGCGTACCGTGTCGCGCCGATCACCGGCACGGTCCCGTGACGGTCGGCTCGGACACCGACGGCAGACCAGACGAACAGCGGCCAGATTCCGGCGACCGGGAGGACGACCGCTCGCGCGGTGTCGGCCGACACCGCGAGACCGGCCACCACGAGTGCGAGTGCCCCGAGTCGCCACCGCCGCGACTGGCCGGCGAGTGCGACACGGAGTTCGCCGAGTACGAGTCGCCCCCACGACGCCGACCGCGTCGTGTCGGACTCGCCGAGCCACGACAGATCCGACACCGCACCCGACGCCGCAGCCGGTGCCCCCGTTCGCTCCGAATCCTCGCCGGTGGCGCCGTGTCTGCCGTCGTCGCTCGTGGCGCTGTGTTTACCGTCGTCGCCGGTAGCGCCGTGTCCGCCGTCGTCGTTCGCGAGCAGGTCGCTCCGGTCGAACGCCACCGCCCCGACGACGAACAGTGGGAGCGCGGCGGCGACCAGGAGTCCCCGACCCACGAGCGCGTGACCGTCCAACCGAACTCCCTCCCAGACGAAGCGGTCGGTGACCGTCGCCCCGCTCACGCCGAAACTGGGTAGCCGCGTCGGTGTCGATCCGTCGGCGAGCGCTCGCGCCGCACTCTCGACGACCGGGGTGAACCCGAGCGGGTCGACCCACGCGAGGGTCGGTCCGATCGTCGGATCGGGGAGTCCCGGGGCAGAGACGCCGACACTCACCAGCCCGACCGTCGCGCCGAGGACCACGAGTCCGCAGCCGACGGCGACGTAGAGTCCCCCGGCGACCGAGTGGAGTGGGCGGACCGACGCGAGGACCGCGATCACGGCGGCGGCGAGGACGACGGTCGGGACGACCAGGAGGAGGAACGTGATCACCCCCGTCGGCGAGACGGCGACGCCGAGCGAGACGAGACTGGTGAGCAACGCACCCAGGAGGACGACCCCAGTGAGCGCCCCGAGCGAGACGACGGTCTCGACCACGGTCGCGAGGAAGACCAGTCGATCCGAGGCGGCCGTCGCCGCGCAGACCTCGCCGACGCCGGTCTCGCGGTCCCTCTCGAGCACGCCGCCCGCGACGACCCACCCACCGAGCAAGACGACGGTCGTCGCGGTCATCGCGGCGACCGACACGAGCCACGGTCCGTTGCGGACCGGCGCGACGGTCCCGCCGAACGTCAGCCCGACCGTACCGGTCGTGATCGAGGCACCGAGGTAGGCGACCACACCGACCGCCGCGAGGAAGCGCCGTCTCCGTGTCCGTTCGCGGACGCGGCCGCGGACGATCCGGGCGAGACGACGCACCGTCACCGCTCGACCACCCCTGGGTCGACCGCTCGGGTGGCGGCCGTGTCGACGATGTCGAGGTAGGCGTCCTCCAGCGTCGGCTCCCGAGGTTCGGCGTCGGGCGTGGGTCGCTCCGTCGCGATCACGTCCACAGTCACGCCGTCGCTCGTCCGTGTCGTCGAACGCACCCGGTACCGCTCCCGGAGGTCGCTCACGCCCTCTCGATCCGTCTCGACGGTCCAGCAGTGACCCGCCACCCGGTCGATCAACGACGCCGGTCGGCCCCGCTCGACGACGCGGCCGTCGGCGAGCAACACCACGTCGGTCGCCGTCGCCTCCACGTCGGGGACGACGTGTGTGGAGAACACGACGACTCGCCGTTCGCCCAGTCGGGTCACCAGATTCCTGAAGCGGACACGCTCGGCCGGGTCCAGCCCCGCGGTCGGCTCGTCGACGATCACCAACGCCGGGTCCGACAGCAGCGTCGCCGCGAGGCCGACCCTGCGACGCATCCCCCCGGAGAAGGTTCCCAACCGCTCGTCCGCCGCGTCGGAGAGGTTCACGGTCTCCAGCAGCCGCTCGATCCGGTCGGCGGCGGTGTCCGACGGCACCCCCTCCAGCGCGGCGACGTAGTCCAGGTACTCGCGGGCGGTGAGGTTCGGGTAGACGCCGAACCGCTGTGGGAGGTACCCACACACCCGTCGGATCGCGGCCGGCGTGTCGGTCACGTCCTCGCCGTCCCACTCGATCCGCCCACTCGTCGGACTCGTCACTCCCGCGATCGTCCGCAGGAGGGTCGACTTCCCGGCGCCGTTCGGTCCGAGGAGTCCGAGCACGCCCACGTCGGCCTCGAAACTCACGTCGGAGACGACGGTCGTCTCTCCGTACCGTTTCGTCACCTCGTCGACACGGAGGCGGGGACCGGTGTCGCTCACGCGTGTTCACCTCCGTCGACGGCGTCGCGCCAACTTCTCGTGTCCACGAGCGAGCCGGCGACTCGCGTCCGTCCGTACACCGCGAGCGCGACCAGTGCCGTCACCCAGATCGGGACGGTCTGTGAGAGGTACCGGAGCGCCGTCGATGTCGTGCCCGCCGCCGCGGCGGGGTCCATCACGACGTTGAACATCCCGTGACACAGCATCACCGGGAGGATACTCGGCCCGCTCTCGTTGTACAGCCAGGTGAACACCACCGAGACACCGACGACGACGACGGCGTACGCCGGGAGCACCACCACCGACCCGTACGAGTCGACACCTAGCAGGAACATCGGGATGTGCCACACCGTCCAGACGACACCGACGACGACGCTCGCGGTCGCGGCGTCCGTCCGCTCCTGCAGGACCGGCAACGCGAACCCACGCCACCCGAACTCCTCGTTCCCGCCGTAGAGCAGCGTCGTGGCGACGAGAGCCGACGGGATCTGCGGCGGGAGTCCGACGAGGACACTCCAGTCGGCCGACCCGGTCCACAGCGACAGACCGCCGACGATGGCGACGGCCCACACCGCAGGTAGCCCGAGTGCGACGAGGTACCACCGCAGGTCGGTGCGGGGATCGAGCACGCTGCGGAGCCAGGCGCGGACGCTGTCTCCACGGAGGCGTGTGACGATCGCCGCGGCGACCGCCGGTCCGAACGCCCCGACGACGACCCCGGCCTCGACGCCGGCGAGCAGCGACGGCACCCACACGCTCCAACTCAGTGCCAGCGCCAGCACGAAGTAGGTGGTTGCCGGAGCCGACTGTCCGATCGACCGAACGCGTGTTCCGATTCGCGTCGACATCACGAGGGTCGTGGGGCGGGGAGGTGTAGAAATCGCGAGCCCGGCTTCAGTCCGTGAATCTGGGTGGCATTTATGATCCCAGGGGGCAGACACGACCCTCATGGCGGACGAGGGGGACCTCGAGGCGATCGGTGCGGTTCTCGAGGACGACACGACCCGTCGTATCCTCGCCGAGACCAGCAGTGAACCCATGACAGTCAACCAGTTGGCGACACACGTCGACGCCTCGAAGCCGACCATCTACCGTCGCATCGAGCGACTCGAGGACCACGATCTGGTCGCTGCGACCATCCACCCGTCGGAGACGGGCCCCCACGAGAAGGTGTTCCGAGCGACGTTCGACCGGGTGGTCGTCAGCCTCGAAGACGGGACGTACACGTACGACATCGAGCGGACCGAACGGATGTCCGACCGCCTGACACGGTTCGTCGACAAACTCTGACCCATGCTCACCACGACGCCACTCCAGTCCGTGACGGTCGAGACGGTGCTCGCGGCGAGTCAGTTCCTCGTCTCGCTACTCGGCCTCACCATCGCGTACATCGCCTACGACGGCTACCGCCGACACGACCGGCTGACGATGTTGTACTTCTGTCTCGGGTTCGTGCTCCTGTTCGGACCACCCGCCGTCGTGGGTGTCGCGGTCGTCTACGTCGGCGTCGGTGGCGAGGTCGCGGCAGCCGCGATCACACAACTCTCGAAGATCCTCGGGCTCGCATTGGTCGTCTTCGCACTCAGAGTCGACCGGTGAGCGGCTCGCAGACCGGGGGAAGCTTCGAGAGGGTGGCCACCGACCGGGGGAAGCTTCGAGAGGGTGGCCGCCGACCGGGGGAAGCTTCGAGAGGGTGGCCGCCGACCGGGGGAAGCTTCGAGAGGGTGGCCGCCGACGGGGGAAAGCTTCGAGAGGGCAGCCGCCGACACGCCGGTGTGGCAGACGTCGCACTCACCAAGCAGCGCGTGGCACCGGACCGCGTCGACCGACTCCGCGAGTGGATGGCCGAGGTGAAGACCCGCGAGTCGGAGGCGTTGGAGACACTCGCCCACGAGGGGATGGTCGCGGAGGCGGCGTTCCTCGACGAGGGACCGGAGGAGACGTACCTGTTCTACTACATGGAGGCCGAAGACGTCGACGCGGTTCACGAGGCGTTCGAGTCGTCACCGTACGAGATCGACCGCGAACACGCGGCGGTGCTCCGCGAGGTCGCCGCCGAGGAGCAACCGGACGAGCAGCCGGAACTCCTCTACCACCTCGTCGACGGCGACGCCGCCCGCGAGCAGGACGGCGGCTTCTCGCCCGGCGGTGTCGAGCCCGCGGACGCGGCGGACGAATCCGACGGCGACCCGGACGCGGCGGACGAGTCCGGCGACGACTCGACGGAGTGAGGAAGCGCGCGGCCGGGATTCGAGGGAGTGACCCGGAGAGACGCCGGTCAGACACGCCCCGGTCGTGCGACGGCGTCGCGGTCGAAACTCCGGTCCGCGACCCGACAGAGTCGTTCGGCGGCCATCCGCGCGCCGACGACGTTCGGCGACAGCGGCCCGACCGAGGTGACGGCGAGCGCGCCGCTGACGTGCACTCGCGAGCGACTCCCGTCTCGCCGACGCCAGGCGAGGGTGTCGTCGTCGAGGATCGGGTAGTCGTGCTCGCCGCGCGCCAACGACAGTTCGTCGGCGACCGCGCCAACCAGCGAGTGCTCGGCGACGGACTCCACGCCGGTCGCGAGCACGACCCGTGCGTCCGCGACCGTCTCGCCCGACGCGGTCCGGAGTCGGAGCGGTCGCCCCGTCCCGGCACACGCCGTCTCGGGGCACGCCGACCCGCTCTCCGCTCCCGCGTCGTCGACGGTGGCGGCGACGACTTCGCGCTGGCGCGCCGCGAGTCCGCCGTCCCGACGTGCCTGCCGCAGTCGTACCGTGAGGTACGGCGGGACGGTGCCGTCGTTGCGTGCCGCCTCGATCAGTTCGTACCGTTCTGGCGCGCCGGGTGGGAGGCGGTGGAGCGTCCCCTCGACGTGGCTGGGCCGGGTCCACGCAGTCGGCGCCTCTGCCTGTGACACGTCGAGTGAACTCCGACACAACAGCGTCGCGTCGCGCTGCTCGCCGAGTCGACAGGCGAACTGGCCGGCCGTGACGCCGCCGCCGACCACCACGGGGCGCTCGTCGGCGGCCAGCAACGCGTCCGTGTCCAGATCTTCGTCCCAGACGTGCGAGACGGCGGCACCGTCCGGCAGCGACGCGGCCCACTCCGGGACGCGCAACCCGCCGTCCAACCCGACGGCTAACACCACTCGGCGACCACGAACGTCGCCGACCGGTGTCTCGACGTGGAGGGGTCCCTCGCCGGGTGTCGGCGGGCGCGCGGCGCCACCACAGCCGGCGTCGGCGTCTGCGCCCTCGGCTGACGAGATTCCCGTCGCGGTCGTCATCACGTGGGTCTCCTCGAGGTCCCACCGGTCGACGGTCCAGTGTGCGTGATCCAAGAACAGCGACAGTGACGGCCGGTTCGGGTAGTCGGTCGTGCCGATCAACTCCCGCGTGCGGTTCCGCTCGCTCGCGAACCGCTCCAGCGAGTCCGACGGGACGTCGAGGTGGTGGCCCACGGGCGACCGGAGCGTCTGTGTCCCGGAGCGGTGGGCGCGCTGCTCGAAGGTCGCGAGGAACTCCTCGTGTGGGTCGACGATCCGCATCTCGTCGGTGCCGTACCCCGCCGCCCGAAGGTGTGCGGCCACACAGACGCCGTGGACGCCGCCGCCGACGATCACCCACTCACACGGCCCGGTCACTGCGGTGTCACCTCCGACGCGCCGGTCGTGCCCACACACGGCCCGAACCGGCCGGCGGATACTCCCTCGACGGGCGCCTCCTCACCGCGGAGTCGCCCCGATCTCCGGGTGGGCGTGTGTGGACCTCTCACGACCACCACTGGGACGCCCCGGTACAAATACTGTGTCCCGTGGGTATCGCGAGTGAGACTCGGGGTCAGGGCGGCGACTCGCCGTGTCGCGGCCGGTCACGGCACCGCGACGCACGGCCGACTCAGACGTCCGCAAGCGGTCCGAAGTCGTCGACCGGGAGGACGGAGTAGTCGACGGTGAGGGTGTCCTTCGTCGCACGGATCTTCCCGACGAACGTCGAGATCTCCTCCAGGTCGCCCTCCAGGATGAACAGTTCCATACAGTGGTGACCGCCCACGTGACTGTGGAAGTTCGAGACGACCGTCTCCTCGTGGTCGTGCCGGAGTCGCATCATCTTCTCTTCGACGCTCGTCGTGTCGTAGTCGAAGACCACCGTCACCACGCCCATCAGCTCCCGTCCCTCCAACTTCTTGTCCTCGAACTCCCCGAGGAGGTTCCGACTCGCCTCCCGGATCACCTCGCTGCGGCCGGTGTACCCGTGATCCTCGGAGAACTCGTCGAGCCGATCCAGCAGTTCCTGTGGCATCGAGACACTGACGACTGTCACGTAACAACCCAGGCGGTTCGAGTTGTTAAAGATTGAGGGGCGTTCTCACGCGACGACGGCGTCGGGACACACGCTACCGCCGAGCACCGGTCCGAGTCACTCCGTCTGCGCCGCTCCGATCGCTCCCGGCGGGTGTGACCACCGTTCCGTCGACACGTCGTTCGGTATCGACGTGTTCCCCTCCACCGTCCTCACGCTTCGCAGTCGTCGCGAGGCGGTCGCGGTGTGTGTCGCCGAACGTCGTCGGGTACTCGAGTCCGTATCCGACGAGGCGGTCCGCGCCGACGTGGGCGGTCCAGACGAGCGCGACGAGCACGGCCAGTGGTGTTCCCGACACCAGTCCCGCACCGCCGAGCAGTGCGGGTGCGGTGTACGTGTGTACGAGGTTGTACAGTCTCGCCCCCACGCGTGGGCCGGCGAGGCACCCCAGCATCGCGAGGTCGGGAGCGAACGCGAGTACCACGTACAGCCAGATCGGCCCGCCGAGCCACGCGAACGCCGCCGTCGCGGCGACGAACGCGGCCAGTCCCTCCACCCGGAGGAGTCGGGTCGGTGTCGGGTCGAGTCGGCCGAATCGTGTCGTGTTCATACAGTGTGTACGTAGCGAGTCACGATATACACCGCCGTGACCCGTGTCGATACGGCCGTCGCCTTCCCTTGTAGTACCTTATACACACACTATCGGTACAGACAGTCTGTCACACCTTACTGGTAACCACTATATACTACCTCGGTGTCACGCTATCTCGTGATGCAGTGGACGAACACTCGGCAATCTCGCAGTTCGGTAGACGATACTGTACCGCATTTCGAAAAGAGTGAACGGTGTGCTCTCGGAGACGGCGGCCAGGCGGCAGATGTCCGGGCTGACGCCGAGGGCGAGTCGCGGGGTGATCGCGCGTGACCCTCGGCGCGGTGCTCCAGTCGGACGTGACGGCGGTGGCGGACGCCGCCAGCGCGGTGTGGGTGTTGGTGGTGTCGTTCCTGATCTTCTTCATGCAGCCCGGCTTCGCCCTGCTGGAGGCGGGGCAGGTCCGGGCGAAGAACGCGGGCAACGTCGTGATGAAGAACATGACCGACTGGTCGCTGGGCGTGTTGGTGTACTACGCACTCGGCGCAGCGGTCGCGGCACTCGCCGGCTACGTGACGACGCCGAGTGCGGAGTACGGCGCCGAGATTGCGTACACCGTCGCCAGCGTGTTCGCGTACGTCACGACGCCGACGGCGTGGGTCGGCTGGCTGTTCGGGGCGGTCTTCGCGATGACGGCCGCGACGATCGTCTCTGGCGCCGTCGCCGAGCGGATGAGCTACTCCGCGTACGTGTTCTACGTGATCGCCCTCGTCGCCGTGATCTACCCGGTGATGCAGGGGTTCGCGTGGGGCGGGAACGGACTCTTGTCGTCGTCGGGCTACCTCGGCCAGTTGATCGGCGCGGGGTACAAAGACTTCGCGGGCGCGACGGTGGTCCACGCGCTCGGTGGCATCGCCGGATTGACGGCCGCGTACATGGTCGGTCCCCGCAAGGGTCGGTTCGACGAGCAGGGGAACCCGCGGCCGATCCCCGGCCACTCGATGCTGTTCGCCGTCATCGGGACGCTGTTCCTCGCGTTCGGCTGGTACGCGTTCAACGTCGGCACGCAGGGCGTGTTCCTCCAGGACGGGTCCTTCGCCGGCGCGGAACTCGGCCGCGTCGCGCTCAACACCACGCTGGCGATGGGCGCCGGGATGGTCGCCTCGACGCTCGTCACTAGCTACTGGGAGGGCAAACCCGACCCGCTGTTCGGCGCGAACGGACTGCTCGCCGGACTGGTCGCGATCACCGGCGCCTGTGCGCACGTCACCTGGGTCGGCGGGATCGCACTCGGCGTGATCGGCG from Halobaculum sp. MBLA0147 includes the following:
- a CDS encoding DUF6176 family protein, with amino-acid sequence MADVALTKQRVAPDRVDRLREWMAEVKTRESEALETLAHEGMVAEAAFLDEGPEETYLFYYMEAEDVDAVHEAFESSPYEIDREHAAVLREVAAEEQPDEQPELLYHLVDGDAAREQDGGFSPGGVEPADAADESDGDPDAADESGDDSTE
- a CDS encoding FAD/NAD(P)-binding protein, which translates into the protein MTGPCEWVIVGGGVHGVCVAAHLRAAGYGTDEMRIVDPHEEFLATFEQRAHRSGTQTLRSPVGHHLDVPSDSLERFASERNRTRELIGTTDYPNRPSLSLFLDHAHWTVDRWDLEETHVMTTATGISSAEGADADAGCGGAARPPTPGEGPLHVETPVGDVRGRRVVLAVGLDGGLRVPEWAASLPDGAAVSHVWDEDLDTDALLAADERPVVVGGGVTAGQFACRLGEQRDATLLCRSSLDVSQAEAPTAWTRPSHVEGTLHRLPPGAPERYELIEAARNDGTVPPYLTVRLRQARRDGGLAARQREVVAATVDDAGAESGSACPETACAGTGRPLRLRTASGETVADARVVLATGVESVAEHSLVGAVADELSLARGEHDYPILDDDTLAWRRRDGSRSRVHVSGALAVTSVGPLSPNVVGARMAAERLCRVADRSFDRDAVARPGRV
- the nikR gene encoding nickel-responsive transcriptional regulator NikR codes for the protein MTVVSVSMPQELLDRLDEFSEDHGYTGRSEVIREASRNLLGEFEDKKLEGRELMGVVTVVFDYDTTSVEEKMMRLRHDHEETVVSNFHSHVGGHHCMELFILEGDLEEISTFVGKIRATKDTLTVDYSVLPVDDFGPLADV
- a CDS encoding DUF4260 domain-containing protein; amino-acid sequence: MNTTRFGRLDPTPTRLLRVEGLAAFVAATAAFAWLGGPIWLYVVLAFAPDLAMLGCLAGPRVGARLYNLVHTYTAPALLGGAGLVSGTPLAVLVALVWTAHVGADRLVGYGLEYPTTFGDTHRDRLATTAKREDGGGEHVDTERRVDGTVVTPAGSDRSGADGVTRTGARR
- a CDS encoding ammonium transporter, giving the protein MTLGAVLQSDVTAVADAASAVWVLVVSFLIFFMQPGFALLEAGQVRAKNAGNVVMKNMTDWSLGVLVYYALGAAVAALAGYVTTPSAEYGAEIAYTVASVFAYVTTPTAWVGWLFGAVFAMTAATIVSGAVAERMSYSAYVFYVIALVAVIYPVMQGFAWGGNGLLSSSGYLGQLIGAGYKDFAGATVVHALGGIAGLTAAYMVGPRKGRFDEQGNPRPIPGHSMLFAVIGTLFLAFGWYAFNVGTQGVFLQDGSFAGAELGRVALNTTLAMGAGMVASTLVTSYWEGKPDPLFGANGLLAGLVAITGACAHVTWVGGIALGVIGGAQTPLVYRWVVDSLGVDDVCGVFAVHGSAGFVGTLLIPFFDVAGFSVAQLVMQITGVLVIGTWTVLTTMAVLLVADELFGLRVSDEDELTGLDRVEHGIAAYPEFGERESGVGEVATDGGTGTEEVATDGGTREPDAVSATGTDAERADPPADTGGDDA